A stretch of the Oncorhynchus mykiss isolate Arlee chromosome 23, USDA_OmykA_1.1, whole genome shotgun sequence genome encodes the following:
- the LOC110502648 gene encoding zinc finger protein 883 — translation MAESETECDTPGLDTLGSECVIAHSQVDLHYAAETEIMTEEKRGLELEIHGADLAKIEGLTAVACVDAMVTETDHDYVTKMDHHGEIQCFTMGGEGKGEALLGEVLLKTETEHMVKVESDHVGGELTVESENGVVIHEAHGLQCNECGEIFGSMADLHQHFEIHKATNPYICVHCGESFAVESSLKQHMKIHMKEKAYATTGVEMVGKGVIDTFNLKSHQMIHSPEKPHRCSECGKSFAAAITLREHMKMHSEDKPYKCTQCRKSFIRRRHLKKHQELHAREKPFTCSQCGKGFTTSSNLKQHQRTHAGDKPHRCTQCGKCFAAASTLREHQRIHSGEKPYKCNQCRKSFVRKRHLKKHQQVHSGGKPYSCSQCDKSFNHSSSLSRHHKVHLEARIYSSPPQGKAFSYGSTMKQQARLHQGGGRGAGDKPYSCNHCDKGFNHSSSLSRHQRVHSEGKSYTCGHCGKRFNHSSSLSRHQRVHQEEKQQQVQQQVVVQQQYSAVPSTKGFPHTTILKQRILASEKPYRCSQCGKGFNHSSSLSRHHRIHIDQ, via the coding sequence ATGGCTGAGTCAGAGACTGAGTGTGACACACCCGGCCTTGACACGCTGGGGTCGGAGTGTGTCATCGCCCACAGCCAGGTTGACCTGCACTACGCGGCTGAGACTGAGATCATGACAGAGGAGAAACGCGGCCTGGAACTGGAGATCCACGGGGCCGACCTGGCCAAGATCGAGGGGCTCACCGCGGTGGCCTGTGTGGACGCCATGGTCACAGAGACGGACCATGACTATGTTACCAAGATGGACCACCATGGCGAGATCCAGTGCTTCACCATGGGGGGTGAGGGCAAGGGGGAGGCACTGCTGGGAGAGGTGCTGTTAAAAACTGAGACGGAGCATATGGTCAAGGTGGAGTCGGACCACGTGGGCGGCGAGCTGACGGTGGAGTCAGAGAATGGTGTGGTGATCCACGAGGCCCACGGCCTGCAGTGCAACGAGTGCGGTGAGATCTTCGGCAGCATGGCCGACCTGCACCAGCACTTCGAGATCCACAAGGCCACCAATCCTTACATCTGTGTGCACTGCGGCGAGAGCTTCGCTGTGGAGTCAAGCCTCAAGCAGCACATGAAGATCCACATGAAAGAGAAAGCGTACGCCACCACAGGCGTGGAGATGGTGGGCAAGGGGGTGATCGACACGTTCAACCTCAAGTCTCACCAGATGATCCACAGCCCAGAGAAGCCCCACCGTTGCTCTGAGTGCGGCAAGAGCTTTGCGGCAGCCATCACCCTGCGGGAGCATATGAAGATGCACTCGGAGGACAAGCCATATAAGTGCACCCAGTGCAGAAAGAGCTTCATCCGCCGGCGCCACCTCAAGAAGCACCAGGAGCTCCACGCCAGGGAGAAGCCCTTCACCTGTTCCCAGTGCGGAAAAGGCTTCACCACGTCCTCCAACCTGAAGCAGCACCAGAGGACCCATGCAGGGGACAAGCCCCACCGCTGCACACAGTGTGGGAAGTGCTTTGCCGCTGCCTCCACCCTGCGGGAGCACCAGCGGATCCACTCTGGGGAGAAGCCCTACAAGTGCAACCAGTGCAGGAAGAGCTTCGTCCGCAAGCGCCACCTCAAGAAGCACCAGCAGGTCCACTCTGGTGGGAAACCCTACTCCTGCTCCCAGTGTGACAAGAGCTTTAACCACTCCTCTTCGCTCTCCCGGCACCACAAGGTCCACCTGGAGGCCCGcatctactcctctcctccccagggCAAGGCCTTCTCCTACGGGTCCACTATGAAGCAACAGGCAAGGCTGCACCAGGGGGGAGGCAGAGGTGCGGGGGACAAACCGTACAGCTGCAACCACTGCGACAAGGGCTTCAATCATTCCTCCTCCCTATCCCGCCACCAAAGAGTGCACTCAGAGGGGAAAAGCTACACCTGTGGCCACTGTGGGAAGAGGTTCAACCACTCCTCTTCCCTGTCCAGGCACCAGCGTGTTCACCAGGAGGAGAAGCAGCAGCAGGTGCAGCAACAGGTGGTAGTGCAGCAACAGTACAGCGCTGTGCCCTCGACAAAGGGATTCCCCCATACCACCATCCTCAAACAGCGCATCCTGGCCAGCGAAAAGCCATACAGGTGCTCCCAGTGTGGTAAAGGCTTCAACCATTCATCCTCACTCTCCAGGCATCATAGGATCCACATAGACCAGTGA